One part of the Natronorubrum sediminis genome encodes these proteins:
- a CDS encoding translation initiation factor eIF-1A, with translation MTEDSGRRNLRMPNSDEVFAVVTEHLGGNHVQLRCEDGKERLGRIPGRMKYRTWIEQDDIVVAEPWDWQDEKATIEWRYTGQDADQLRREGHID, from the coding sequence GTGACAGAAGACTCCGGGCGTCGGAATCTCCGCATGCCCAACAGCGATGAAGTATTCGCCGTCGTAACCGAACATCTGGGCGGAAATCACGTCCAACTCCGGTGTGAGGACGGCAAGGAACGCCTCGGCCGCATTCCCGGACGAATGAAATATCGGACGTGGATCGAGCAAGACGACATCGTCGTCGCCGAACCCTGGGACTGGCAGGATGAGAAGGCGACGATCGAATGGCGCTACACTGGCCAGGACGCAGATCAACTGCGTCGCGAAGGCCACATCGATTGA
- a CDS encoding YkgJ family cysteine cluster protein has product MSANATRRVEVYPDREVVVEFDPGLTFECVEECTWCCHHGVLLYDDDLIGLAKRANLAETTTDFRGEKFVTREEKSRDDHVAEDGCACAFLREDGLCTLHLEEDWKPTRCSVFPLSVWLEDGDLHVDIRESAHEHCEGLDVSDRSVIDNLEAFLPEILWDLDDPDSNREL; this is encoded by the coding sequence GTGAGCGCGAACGCTACGCGACGCGTCGAAGTCTACCCCGACCGCGAGGTCGTCGTCGAGTTCGATCCCGGCCTCACCTTCGAGTGCGTCGAGGAGTGTACGTGGTGTTGTCACCACGGGGTCCTCCTCTACGACGACGACTTGATCGGCCTCGCCAAGCGAGCGAACCTCGCCGAGACGACGACCGACTTCCGCGGCGAGAAGTTCGTCACTCGAGAAGAAAAGAGCCGAGACGACCACGTCGCCGAGGACGGGTGTGCGTGTGCGTTCCTCCGCGAGGACGGCCTCTGTACCCTTCACCTCGAGGAAGACTGGAAACCGACACGGTGTTCGGTCTTTCCGCTTTCCGTCTGGCTCGAGGATGGCGACCTCCACGTCGACATTCGTGAGTCGGCCCACGAGCACTGCGAGGGACTCGACGTCAGCGACCGCAGCGTTATCGACAATCTCGAGGCGTTTTTGCCTGAAATTCTGTGGGACCTCGACGATCCCGATTCGAACAGAGAACTGTAG
- a CDS encoding fumarylacetoacetate hydrolase family protein, protein MKLARIATEDGTITGRYEDGVVHGDDGVYEVGSEGELLAPCEPSALYCVGRNYAATLDQMEYERPDEPDFFIKPPASVLGHRDPIPYPEFTNELTYAGELAAVIDEPCHDVSRDEVSDVVRGYTIMNDVDALDQQGRTARKAFDGSGPLGPWIETALEPSTIDMWTDVAGERRQEANTELMLFGPEEIVSYLSRRFTFQPGDVIAFGSPANPGLLEPGDTVEITYEGVGTLQNTVADSSD, encoded by the coding sequence ATGAAACTCGCACGAATCGCGACTGAGGATGGGACGATCACCGGACGGTACGAAGACGGCGTCGTCCACGGCGACGACGGCGTGTACGAAGTCGGCTCTGAGGGGGAACTGTTGGCTCCCTGTGAGCCCTCGGCGCTGTACTGCGTCGGCCGAAACTACGCGGCGACGCTCGACCAGATGGAGTACGAACGACCCGACGAACCCGACTTCTTCATCAAACCCCCTGCGTCGGTGCTCGGCCACCGAGACCCGATTCCCTATCCCGAGTTCACGAACGAACTGACGTACGCTGGCGAACTCGCGGCCGTCATCGACGAACCCTGCCACGACGTCTCGAGAGACGAGGTTTCGGACGTCGTGCGCGGCTACACCATCATGAACGACGTGGACGCACTCGACCAGCAGGGCCGAACGGCGCGAAAGGCCTTCGACGGCTCCGGGCCGCTCGGGCCCTGGATCGAGACGGCCCTCGAGCCGTCGACCATCGACATGTGGACCGACGTCGCCGGCGAACGACGCCAGGAGGCGAACACCGAACTGATGTTGTTCGGCCCCGAGGAAATCGTCTCGTACCTCTCGCGGCGGTTCACCTTCCAACCCGGCGACGTCATCGCCTTCGGTAGCCCGGCGAATCCGGGGCTACTCGAGCCCGGCGACACCGTCGAAATCACCTACGAGGGCGTCGGCACGCTGCAGAATACGGTCGCAGACTCGAGTGACTAA
- a CDS encoding adenosylcobinamide amidohydrolase → MTGETGETGEANAYDATRSDGVLRVHRPDTEWLSTGWNGGRRVASAAYNVSVPEGWNRTDLEAYVGERLERAGFDTPPEAPVLLTGVDQNDARGARCGSVTAYATAGISNPAALPMADDDASTVDHGPDDVTSSVPPGRGTVNVIIGTTRALEPGALANLIAVGAEAKATTLLAETGFPGTTTDAIVVGHDPTGERVAFSGSGTDVGAATRACVRDAVRAALEAHYDDGDHTLPESVAEAPYGVSTDMRATVFDPTEGS, encoded by the coding sequence ATGACGGGTGAGACGGGTGAGACAGGTGAGGCTAATGCGTACGACGCGACTCGCAGCGACGGCGTGCTTCGGGTTCACCGACCCGACACCGAATGGCTCTCGACTGGCTGGAACGGCGGCCGTCGGGTCGCGTCGGCTGCGTACAACGTGTCGGTCCCGGAGGGATGGAATCGTACGGATCTCGAGGCCTACGTGGGCGAGCGCCTCGAGCGCGCCGGGTTCGACACTCCGCCCGAGGCCCCGGTTTTACTCACCGGCGTCGATCAAAACGACGCCCGCGGCGCACGATGTGGCTCCGTCACGGCCTACGCGACGGCTGGCATCTCGAATCCCGCCGCGTTGCCGATGGCCGACGACGACGCGTCGACTGTCGATCACGGCCCAGACGATGTCACCTCGAGTGTTCCACCCGGTCGCGGCACGGTCAACGTCATTATCGGGACGACCCGGGCACTCGAACCCGGCGCGCTGGCGAACCTGATCGCCGTTGGCGCGGAAGCGAAGGCGACGACGCTGCTCGCGGAAACCGGCTTTCCGGGGACGACGACGGACGCCATCGTCGTCGGGCACGATCCGACGGGCGAACGCGTCGCGTTCTCCGGAAGCGGTACTGACGTCGGCGCGGCGACGCGCGCCTGCGTCAGAGACGCCGTACGCGCCGCGCTCGAGGCACACTACGACGACGGTGACCACACCCTTCCCGAATCGGTCGCGGAGGCTCCCTACGGCGTCTCGACCGACATGCGAGCGACCGTCTTCGATCCGACTGAGGGGTCCTGA
- a CDS encoding aminotransferase class I/II-fold pyridoxal phosphate-dependent enzyme, with amino-acid sequence MDPESIHTGERVPHGGEPDQRIRDFSANTNPNTPAGVSSVYEDALEESRRYPDDEYSAFRAAAAEFVGCEPDRVIPTSGGLAAIRLAMECALEPGETAVLPAPSFGEYAREVHLQGATPEFVAHDELLAVPEERLRKHSLAVVCTPNNPTGEAADPDALAAFAARCGESETTLLVDEAFLGFTDLPSAATLEAEHVIVARSLTKLFGLPGLRAGFAVASGQNRDDLETARRAWSLGTPAARVGTFCLRQDEFVRDTRERIERERERIREHLERRFAVSPSDAPYLLCAVDDRVGGAEMGAASDADDAVETLVESARAAGVAIRDATTFRGLDSHIRVAIKDRESNDRLLEALGCTRGRGTESTDTRGEIGGDGSSADGEAHE; translated from the coding sequence GTGGACCCTGAGTCCATTCACACGGGCGAGCGCGTCCCACACGGCGGCGAACCCGACCAGCGGATCCGCGACTTCTCGGCGAACACCAACCCGAACACGCCCGCCGGCGTCTCGAGCGTGTACGAGGACGCACTCGAGGAGTCCCGACGGTATCCCGACGACGAGTACTCGGCGTTCCGGGCCGCTGCGGCCGAGTTCGTCGGCTGCGAGCCCGACCGAGTGATTCCGACGTCCGGCGGACTGGCTGCAATTCGCCTCGCGATGGAGTGCGCGCTCGAGCCCGGAGAGACGGCCGTGCTCCCCGCTCCGAGCTTCGGCGAGTACGCTCGCGAGGTGCACCTCCAGGGGGCGACGCCCGAGTTCGTCGCCCACGACGAACTGCTGGCGGTTCCCGAAGAGCGACTCAGGAAGCACTCGCTCGCGGTCGTGTGTACGCCGAACAACCCGACCGGCGAAGCGGCCGACCCGGACGCGCTGGCAGCGTTTGCAGCCCGCTGTGGCGAGAGCGAGACGACGCTGCTCGTCGACGAGGCGTTTCTCGGTTTCACCGACCTGCCCTCGGCGGCGACACTCGAGGCCGAGCACGTGATCGTCGCCCGCTCGCTGACCAAATTGTTCGGGCTGCCGGGGCTGCGCGCCGGGTTCGCGGTCGCTTCAGGGCAGAACCGAGACGACCTCGAGACGGCCCGTCGCGCCTGGTCGCTCGGAACGCCAGCCGCACGCGTCGGAACGTTTTGCCTGCGCCAGGACGAGTTCGTTCGCGACACGCGCGAACGCATCGAGCGCGAGCGCGAGCGCATTCGTGAGCACCTCGAGCGGCGATTCGCCGTCTCTCCCTCGGATGCGCCCTACTTGCTCTGCGCTGTCGACGACCGCGTCGGTGGCGCTGAGATGGGAGCCGCGTCGGACGCGGATGACGCCGTCGAGACACTCGTCGAATCCGCTCGAGCAGCGGGCGTGGCGATCCGCGACGCGACGACGTTTCGCGGGCTCGATTCGCACATTCGCGTCGCGATCAAGGACCGCGAGTCGAACGATCGATTGCTCGAGGCACTCGGCTGCACTCGAGGAAGGGGAACGGAATCGACCGACACACGCGGCGAAATCGGCGGCGACGGCTCTTCGGCCGATGGAGAGGCCCACGAATGA
- a CDS encoding nicotinate-nucleotide--dimethylbenzimidazole phosphoribosyltransferase — translation MRLLLPAGTTETALVDGISAAGATPELMKHTPSADAEILAYGRPVTAPVTPVSPNGCPTPAAVTRAVREILEFDVSIVDAGLAEPTAAPTVDLGVDPGADIRESAPVPEAAAIFDRAATYATSLPDDDLVIGETVPGGTTTALGVLTALGEPAAVSSSLPANPIECKRRVVDDALEASDLSSGGLDGQPLQAIEQMGDPVQATAMGLVTGALEADIDVTLAGGTQMIAVAALLRHAGLEGPLSIATTSFVADEQGDRLGEACYRLNCELTVTDPGFDGREHVSMERYCAGEAKEGVAMGGALSLVPEDRLPMVLDRFEVVCDRLGIDDEHAQSPTEGDRGP, via the coding sequence GTGCGCCTCTTGCTTCCTGCCGGAACCACCGAGACGGCACTCGTCGACGGGATCAGCGCGGCCGGTGCGACGCCCGAGTTGATGAAGCACACGCCCTCGGCGGACGCCGAGATCCTCGCCTACGGCCGGCCCGTCACGGCACCCGTCACGCCAGTGAGTCCGAACGGCTGTCCGACGCCGGCGGCCGTGACGCGGGCCGTCCGTGAAATCCTCGAGTTCGACGTCTCGATCGTCGACGCGGGGCTCGCGGAGCCGACGGCGGCCCCGACCGTCGACCTCGGCGTCGATCCCGGCGCGGACATCCGAGAATCCGCTCCCGTCCCTGAGGCGGCGGCGATCTTCGATCGCGCGGCGACCTACGCCACGAGTCTCCCGGACGACGACCTCGTCATCGGCGAGACGGTCCCCGGCGGGACGACGACCGCCCTCGGGGTGCTCACCGCACTCGGCGAACCCGCCGCCGTCTCCTCCTCGCTTCCGGCCAACCCGATCGAATGCAAACGCCGCGTCGTCGACGACGCACTCGAGGCGAGCGATCTCAGTTCCGGTGGGCTCGACGGCCAGCCACTCCAGGCCATCGAACAAATGGGCGATCCGGTTCAAGCGACCGCCATGGGGCTCGTGACGGGTGCGCTCGAGGCCGATATCGACGTGACGCTCGCCGGCGGCACGCAGATGATCGCCGTCGCCGCCCTCCTTCGACACGCTGGGCTCGAAGGGCCGCTCTCGATCGCGACCACCTCGTTCGTCGCCGACGAACAGGGGGATCGACTCGGCGAGGCCTGCTATCGGCTGAACTGCGAGCTGACGGTGACCGATCCCGGCTTCGACGGACGCGAGCACGTCTCGATGGAGCGCTACTGCGCCGGCGAGGCGAAGGAGGGCGTCGCGATGGGCGGCGCGCTCTCGCTCGTCCCCGAAGACCGACTGCCCATGGTACTGGATCGATTCGAGGTCGTCTGCGACCGACTCGGGATCGACGACGAGCACGCACAGTCGCCGACGGAGGGCGACCGTGGACCCTGA
- a CDS encoding NTP transferase domain-containing protein: MCGGRGTRLDSQYEKPLYPIDGVEMVDRVCQALEQSRIETIYAAASQNAPETRAHLENDASLTTIETPGDGYVSDLLTLLERPEISTPVLTVAADLPTLEAASIDRTLERHAGRDASRTVCVPVSLKRRLGVSVDSRLDSCDHLAPTGVNVVGDTATDQTMTDIHYDPRLAINVNRREDVQVATCFLSTDEPNPDTPDTAGASEGH; encoded by the coding sequence ATGTGCGGGGGGCGAGGCACACGCCTCGACAGCCAATACGAAAAGCCTCTCTACCCGATCGACGGCGTCGAGATGGTCGATCGCGTTTGCCAGGCCCTCGAGCAGAGTCGAATCGAGACGATCTACGCCGCCGCCTCACAGAACGCACCCGAGACGCGAGCACACCTCGAGAACGATGCCTCGCTTACGACTATCGAAACGCCGGGAGACGGCTACGTATCCGACTTACTGACACTCCTCGAGCGCCCTGAGATTTCGACGCCAGTTCTGACCGTCGCGGCCGATCTGCCCACGCTCGAGGCCGCTTCGATCGACCGAACTCTCGAGCGACACGCCGGACGCGACGCCTCCCGAACCGTTTGCGTCCCCGTTTCCCTCAAACGACGACTCGGTGTGAGCGTCGACTCGAGACTCGACTCATGCGATCACCTCGCGCCGACGGGGGTCAACGTCGTCGGCGATACAGCGACCGATCAGACCATGACTGACATCCACTACGATCCACGCCTCGCAATCAACGTGAACCGACGTGAAGACGTGCAGGTTGCCACCTGCTTCCTGTCCACTGACGAACCGAATCCAGATACCCCAGATACTGCAGGGGCCTCGGAGGGTCACTAA
- the cobS gene encoding adenosylcobinamide-GDP ribazoletransferase, with protein MSPASSAALRGALAFLTRLPVTTCEGDWDAFRARPVVFPIVGAIAGAIAAIPLLAANALPAPTIAFGYLLAVYAVTGIHHLDGVADLGDAFVVHGDSARRREVLKDTTTGVGALLAVSLAVAGLALGALGVAALPLAAALAVVVAAEVGAKLGMSAMACGARASHDGMGSQFTAEAAPASVVAPAVAAVPVAFLSWPEPVAAATLLGATAGACLPWLWARRHLEGVTGDVFGAANEIGRLAGLHAGVIAWTLL; from the coding sequence GTGAGCCCAGCATCGAGTGCAGCCCTCAGAGGGGCACTCGCGTTTTTAACCCGACTGCCCGTCACTACGTGCGAGGGCGACTGGGACGCGTTTCGCGCACGGCCGGTCGTCTTTCCGATCGTTGGCGCAATCGCAGGCGCGATCGCAGCGATTCCACTCCTGGCAGCAAACGCGCTCCCCGCTCCAACCATCGCGTTCGGCTACCTGCTCGCAGTCTACGCCGTCACGGGGATCCACCACCTCGACGGTGTCGCCGACCTCGGTGACGCATTCGTCGTCCACGGCGACTCGGCCCGAAGACGCGAGGTGCTGAAAGATACCACGACCGGTGTCGGGGCCCTGCTCGCCGTCTCGCTCGCCGTCGCCGGCCTCGCACTCGGTGCCCTCGGCGTCGCCGCCCTCCCCCTCGCCGCTGCGCTCGCAGTCGTCGTCGCCGCCGAAGTCGGCGCGAAACTCGGGATGTCCGCGATGGCCTGTGGCGCTCGAGCGAGCCACGACGGGATGGGCAGCCAATTCACGGCCGAAGCCGCCCCCGCTTCCGTCGTCGCACCCGCCGTCGCAGCCGTTCCCGTGGCCTTCCTCTCGTGGCCGGAGCCGGTCGCCGCCGCGACGCTGCTGGGGGCCACCGCCGGGGCGTGTCTCCCCTGGCTGTGGGCGAGACGACACCTCGAGGGGGTTACCGGCGACGTTTTCGGCGCGGCGAACGAAATCGGCCGCCTCGCCGGGCTTCACGCGGGGGTGATCGCGTGGACGCTCTTGTGA
- the cbiB gene encoding adenosylcobinamide-phosphate synthase CbiB: MLTTIALFVLAFSLDVLIGEPPNTLHPVAWFGRLVARLDRPYAESDRGQRLAGVAIALFAPLLPALLAGVGVFALLVYSPFLGTVAAAVVLFASTSLRSLLELTRTVVDATEPTPDGESDALEPAREQIRGLVGRDTTDLSAAELRSAAVESVSENLADGLIAPLLPFALLAPISLPAAAAAAAWVKGVNTLDSMLGYPSKPHGTASALLDDLVMWLPARFAALTIAIAGSDAFALGDARRWARAPPSPNSGWPMATLATVLSVRLTKPGAYDLNPSADLPTVEDGQRAVRVVATAGVVTIVAAIVLALAVTRALESLEYELFGSSPLLLALDSFALEPALEVIR, translated from the coding sequence ATGTTGACGACGATCGCGTTGTTCGTGCTGGCGTTCAGCCTCGACGTCCTGATCGGCGAGCCACCGAACACGCTCCACCCCGTGGCCTGGTTCGGCCGTCTCGTCGCGCGACTCGATCGACCCTACGCAGAGAGCGACCGCGGCCAGCGACTGGCCGGCGTCGCGATTGCACTTTTCGCGCCATTGCTGCCGGCGCTACTCGCCGGTGTGGGCGTGTTCGCCCTACTCGTGTACTCGCCGTTCCTCGGAACCGTCGCCGCGGCCGTCGTGCTCTTCGCCTCGACGAGCCTCCGCTCATTGCTCGAGTTGACGCGGACGGTCGTCGACGCGACGGAGCCGACGCCCGACGGCGAATCCGACGCCCTCGAGCCGGCGCGCGAGCAGATCCGTGGTCTCGTCGGCCGAGACACCACCGATCTCTCGGCCGCCGAACTCCGGAGCGCGGCCGTCGAGAGCGTCAGCGAGAACCTCGCAGACGGGCTGATCGCCCCGCTCTTGCCGTTTGCACTCCTGGCACCGATTTCGCTGCCGGCAGCGGCAGCAGCCGCCGCGTGGGTCAAGGGCGTCAACACCCTGGACTCGATGCTCGGCTACCCGTCGAAACCCCACGGCACCGCGAGCGCACTCCTCGACGATCTCGTCATGTGGCTCCCGGCTCGATTCGCGGCGCTCACGATTGCGATCGCCGGCAGTGACGCGTTCGCCCTCGGCGACGCTCGACGCTGGGCACGCGCCCCGCCGTCGCCGAACTCCGGGTGGCCGATGGCGACGCTCGCCACCGTCCTCTCGGTCCGACTCACGAAGCCGGGCGCGTACGACCTGAACCCGAGTGCCGACTTGCCGACCGTCGAGGACGGCCAGCGCGCGGTTCGGGTCGTCGCCACGGCCGGCGTCGTCACGATCGTCGCCGCAATCGTCCTCGCACTCGCCGTGACGAGGGCACTCGAGTCCCTCGAATACGAACTATTCGGCTCGTCTCCCCTCTTGCTCGCACTCGACTCGTTCGCCCTCGAACCGGCTCTCGAGGTGATCCGGTGA
- a CDS encoding HAD family hydrolase: protein MGVSFDLFGTLVSAEKPANPAAAVATELEARDVAVPDDWADAYAEAHVDAPEGAEIPLPAHVSRALASRGVDFDGNAPRRAVVSAFDPTVETRDGAEAAVEAARERGPVAICSNCSVPELVGRTLVRSAFDRSDFDAIVTSVGCGWRKPAPQIFELTASQLEIPPSTLIHVGDDADADGGVEAVDGTPLLLEDHPLETIPAALATRWPPKS from the coding sequence GTGGGAGTATCGTTCGACCTCTTCGGGACGCTCGTCAGCGCCGAGAAGCCAGCCAATCCAGCCGCCGCCGTCGCGACCGAACTCGAGGCTCGCGACGTGGCCGTCCCCGACGACTGGGCCGACGCGTACGCGGAGGCCCACGTGGACGCCCCCGAGGGCGCGGAGATTCCGCTCCCGGCACACGTCTCGAGAGCGCTTGCGAGTCGCGGCGTCGACTTCGACGGAAACGCCCCGCGACGGGCGGTCGTCTCCGCGTTCGATCCGACGGTCGAGACCAGAGACGGGGCCGAGGCGGCCGTCGAAGCCGCCCGCGAACGCGGCCCGGTCGCGATCTGCTCGAACTGCAGCGTTCCCGAACTGGTCGGTCGCACGCTCGTTCGCTCCGCGTTCGACCGATCGGACTTCGACGCCATCGTCACGAGCGTTGGCTGTGGCTGGCGAAAACCCGCGCCCCAAATTTTCGAACTCACCGCGTCCCAACTCGAGATTCCGCCATCGACGCTGATTCACGTCGGTGACGACGCAGACGCAGACGGCGGCGTCGAGGCTGTCGACGGAACGCCGCTGTTGCTCGAGGACCACCCTCTCGAGACGATTCCGGCGGCACTGGCGACACGATGGCCACCGAAGTCATGA
- a CDS encoding translation initiation factor IF-2 subunit beta, with the protein MDYEASLDRAMDDVPDIAGSEERLQIPDAQTQKDGAFTRFTNLGEIADVLSREDEHLHRFIQREMGTSGKFEDGRGRYNGTFSERDFNMAVEAYVDEYVLCSECGLPDTRLVREDRTPMLRCDACGAFRPVTKRSSSSQQQQQAEAVEEGKTYTVEITGTGRKGDGVAEKGKYTIFVPGAEEGDVVEIYIKNISGNLAFARRE; encoded by the coding sequence ATGGATTACGAAGCGAGCCTCGACCGAGCGATGGACGACGTACCCGACATCGCGGGCAGCGAAGAGCGACTGCAGATTCCCGACGCCCAGACCCAAAAGGACGGCGCGTTCACCCGATTTACCAACCTGGGGGAGATCGCGGACGTCCTCTCGAGAGAGGACGAACACCTCCACCGATTCATCCAGCGTGAGATGGGGACCAGCGGCAAGTTCGAGGACGGCCGCGGTCGTTACAACGGCACCTTCTCCGAGCGGGACTTCAACATGGCCGTCGAGGCCTACGTCGACGAGTACGTCCTCTGCTCGGAGTGTGGCCTGCCGGACACCCGCCTCGTCCGCGAGGATCGCACCCCGATGCTTCGCTGTGACGCCTGTGGTGCCTTCCGTCCGGTTACGAAGCGCTCCTCGAGCAGCCAACAGCAACAACAGGCCGAAGCAGTCGAAGAGGGCAAGACCTACACCGTCGAGATCACCGGTACCGGCCGCAAGGGCGACGGAGTCGCCGAGAAAGGCAAGTACACGATCTTCGTCCCCGGCGCAGAGGAAGGCGACGTCGTCGAGATCTACATCAAGAACATCTCCGGGAACCTCGCGTTCGCTCGCCGCGAGTAA
- a CDS encoding DUF5789 family protein, whose product MSNDGPSRDRAQDRAESRKSERADNAESILESVERDLGSLEYPVSSEELAAEYATDPIDMPNETESLGSVFDRLAGEQYDSPEEVREAVHGEVTGEAGSPNEANPERDLSSLDEETQGSPSDRGSDAL is encoded by the coding sequence ATGAGCAACGACGGCCCGAGCCGCGACCGCGCACAGGATCGCGCCGAATCCCGAAAATCCGAGCGTGCCGACAACGCCGAATCCATCCTCGAGTCCGTCGAACGCGACCTCGGCAGCCTCGAGTATCCCGTCTCGAGTGAGGAACTCGCCGCGGAGTACGCGACCGATCCGATCGACATGCCCAACGAAACCGAATCACTCGGCAGCGTTTTCGACCGATTGGCCGGCGAGCAGTACGACTCGCCCGAGGAGGTCCGCGAGGCGGTCCACGGCGAGGTCACCGGCGAAGCCGGCAGCCCGAACGAGGCCAACCCCGAACGCGACCTTTCGAGTCTGGACGAGGAGACACAGGGCTCGCCCAGCGACCGCGGGAGTGACGCGCTCTAA
- a CDS encoding type IV pilin, translated as MDLKEYRNKLVGNEEERAVSPVIGVVLMVAITVILAAVIAAFVMDMGDDMGQSAPAPSMDAEIAGDGDDELHLSHDGGDSFEADDITVQISNGDSDNLQSETFSDDGVENGEEVSAGDTIIIDESEGDDITNFDGDIEEVSVIHDPSDSIIYDTDL; from the coding sequence ATGGATTTGAAAGAATACCGAAACAAGTTAGTCGGAAACGAGGAGGAGCGTGCTGTCTCCCCGGTTATCGGCGTCGTATTGATGGTCGCAATTACCGTGATCCTCGCCGCTGTGATCGCGGCGTTCGTGATGGATATGGGCGACGACATGGGGCAATCTGCGCCAGCGCCGTCAATGGATGCTGAGATAGCTGGAGACGGTGACGATGAACTACACCTAAGCCACGATGGTGGTGATTCATTCGAAGCTGATGATATTACAGTTCAAATTTCAAATGGTGATAGTGATAATCTCCAAAGTGAGACCTTTTCCGACGATGGTGTAGAAAATGGTGAAGAAGTTAGCGCTGGAGACACAATAATTATTGATGAAAGTGAGGGTGATGATATCACTAACTTTGACGGTGATATAGAAGAAGTGAGTGTTATTCACGACCCAAGTGACAGTATTATCTACGATACGGACCTCTAA
- a CDS encoding type IV pilin, with the protein MDLKEYQKKLVGDEDERAVSPVIGVVLMVAITVILAAVIAAFVMDMGDDMGDSAPSANFDVEADSSWNGDFDDDDAEPVATLSHDGGDAVDESELQIQIEGANGTVTLDESEGFVDPTTDDWSDDIDEDDVAIASPDGELSTGDSIGIFAEEISFDEETENLGDADDTPSEGVIAGEDYEVTLIHDSSDSIIYETEFTAPETSS; encoded by the coding sequence ATGGATTTAAAAGAATACCAAAAGAAACTAGTTGGGGACGAAGACGAACGAGCAGTATCGCCGGTAATTGGTGTTGTCTTGATGGTTGCAATCACAGTTATCCTCGCTGCAGTGATCGCTGCGTTTGTGATGGACATGGGTGACGATATGGGTGACTCAGCACCGAGTGCAAATTTTGATGTGGAGGCCGACTCAAGTTGGAATGGTGATTTTGACGATGATGACGCCGAACCTGTTGCTACACTAAGTCATGATGGTGGTGATGCAGTCGATGAAAGCGAACTCCAAATACAAATTGAGGGTGCTAATGGAACTGTAACATTAGATGAAAGCGAAGGATTTGTTGATCCCACAACAGACGATTGGAGTGATGATATTGATGAAGATGATGTTGCCATCGCTAGCCCAGATGGTGAACTGAGCACTGGCGATTCAATCGGCATTTTTGCTGAGGAGATCTCCTTTGACGAAGAAACGGAAAACCTCGGTGATGCTGATGACACACCAAGTGAAGGAGTCATTGCAGGTGAAGACTACGAAGTCACTCTCATCCACGACTCGAGTGACAGCATCATTTACGAGACTGAATTCACTGCACCAGAAACCAGCAGCTAG